The following DNA comes from Enterocloster bolteae.
TCCTAAGAAATACCCTCCTGTCATAAGTAATAAAAACAGCGGAAGGAACACAGAGAAAAAGAGAATTATAATCTTCTTCCTGTCCACAGGCAGCTTTCCGCAGATTTTTCCGGTCTGCCCGTTGAGAGCGAAATAGTATATCTTTCCCCTGGCCTTGTCATTATATGTAAGGGTCCATACAGGAAGCAGGGCATAACTCCACTTCTCATCCCGTATGCCTGCTTCCTTTTTGCGTACCTGCATACTGCTGTAGCTCCCGGCCTGGTCCTGGAGGCTTTGAAGGGCAAACTGCCTGACCTCGGTCTGCACGTCCAGCACAAACTGTTCTTTTTCCATATCCCGGTTCTCGGCCAGAAATCCGGAAAGATAACCCATGGAGAAATCCTCTTTTTCATTCATCCTGTATGGAAGCACACTGTCCACCAGCTGCCGGTTGGCCTTTCTCAGGCCATTTCTGGCCACATGGTCTACCTCCATGGTTCCCTGGCGTTTTACGTCGTATACCGTTGTCTCCGTATACCTCATGCCTGCGGTATCCCACGTCCTGAGCCTGGTCCCCTGGGCGTCCAGCTCCCCGTCCACCCGGCAGCTGTAAAGCCAATACGGGAAATAAACCCCGCTCATACTCTCAATCTGTTTTTTATTGTAAAATGTCTCCGGCACATACTTTTTTCTTCCTATCCACTGGGAAAAAATCTCCTCCGCCTTCTGCCTGTCTATCTGGAAGGGTATTACATAATCCGGTCTGAACTGCCCTTCCAGCCGTCCTGCCAGCACCACCGGATTATGGCAGTAATAGCAGAAAGTCGCTGCAGTGGTTTCGTCCGTCACAATCTGGGCTCCGCAGCTGGGGCAGGTATAAAGAACCGGCTGTGCCCCAGCACTGCCCGGTTCCCGGCGCTCCGGTTCCCGGCTGTCCTGTCCCTGGAGTCCCGGTTCCTGGTGTTCCGCTTTCCTGCGCACCAGTTCCTGACTCAGACATTCCAGTTCCTCCTGGGTAAAATCAGACAGGCAGTATTCGCAGTGGTATTTCTGTGAAGACGGGTCAAATACAAGGCCTCCGTCACAGTTGGGGCATTTGTAGGTTATGGCTGCCATATTCTCTCTCTCCTGTAATCACAGCATTTAGGGCCTTGGTTTCCCGCAATCGCTGCAGAATTTTCCCGTATTGATGTTTCCGCAGGCACAGGTCCACGGTGTATCGGGACGGGGATGGCCGCACTCGCCGCAGAACTTACCCGTATTAGAGGTCCCGCAGCCGGGGCAGGTCCATGCGCTGCCCGGCTGTGTTCCGGGCATCTGACCGGCCATTCCCGCGCTGCCCGGCTGCGTTCCGGCCATCTGGTTGGGCACAGCCCACTGGCTTCCGGCCGGCTGGACGCCCACTGGCTGGCTGGCCATCGGCTGACCTCCCGCCGGCTGACCTCCCATCGGCTGACTTCCCATCGGCTGACCTCCCATCGGCTGACTTCCCATCGGCTGACCTCCCGCCGGCTGGCCTCCCATCGGCTGATTGCCCGCTGGCTGACCTCCCGTCGGATGGCCTCCCATCCCCGGCATTCCGGTATTTCCGGGCATCTGGCCCGGGGCCTGGTTCATCTGCATCTGCTGCATGTTGGTGTTGGATGCCGCGCCCATGAAGCCGCCGCCCATCTGCATTCCCATCCCCATGCCCATAAAACCGGCCATGGCTCCGCTGTCGTTGGAACCTGCATTTTTAAGCCCCTCCGCAATGGTAGTCTGCACATACCCCTCCCTGATTGACGGATCACTCATCATAGCGCCCCGGTTCCTCAGGTTAATCAGGTTCTGGGATTCCTCGTCGTAGGTAATGCTGGCAATACCCACTGCCTGTATCTCCATGCCCCGCATCCGGGTCCATTCCTCATCCAGCGTCTGGGCCATATACTGTCCCAGCTCCCGGCTCCTGGATGTGACGTAGGATATCCTGGTGCCGTCTGCTGACATCTGGTTGATGGATGTCTGCAAAGCCTCCAGGAACTCCGACAGGTACTGCTCATTGATGGAGTCTATTTCCACATGGTCTGCATTCTTTGGAATGACCTCAGCGTAAAATTTAATGGGGTCTGTCACTTTGATGGAATACGTTCCATGGGCCCTCAGGAACAGCTCTGCATTGTAAAAGTTGTCAAAATAATTCACTGGGTTGCGGGTGCCGAATTTAATTCCCTTTATCTCCTGAAGGTTGACATAATATACCTTCTGAGCCCCCGGTGTCACGCCACCGAAACGGATACGGTTAAATGACTCCTTCAAAGCCTCTCCAAACTGCCCGTTAAACATGGAGGGCATGGAGGAATGGCTGACCTTGTAGTAGCCTTCCTCCGCCGTATAATCCACTATTTTTCCGCCGTCCACCAGCATCATAAACTGGTTGGGATACACATGGATGACGGAACCGTCTGACACAATATCAGATGAACCCTTTGTATTAGATCCCTTTCCCCTGCGCACCTGGACGCCCCGGACAAAGACGGTTCTGTCCCCCATATCATCCGGCTCTACGGCCTCCAGCCACTGGTCTGCCAGGGCTCCTCCCACTGCTGTGGTAACTGCTTTAATGATTCCCATGATTAATCCCCTTTCTTAGATGCCTTCTTCTGTCTGCGCCTGCGCTTAACCGGCTCCACTGCCTTGATGGCCACCCAAATCATAAGCGCTGCTATGGACAGCTGAATCACAATGCTGATGATAATCCAGTTCTCCATCACAAAACCAGTGGACTGCATACCAAAATATCCCGCCATCTTGGCTGTGGGCGCGCTGCCTCCCATCTGTCCGTTTATGATTGTATAAAATGTAGCCGCAGGATTAATAAGCAGCAGATAAATCACATTTCCTGATGATGGTTTGACCACATTTTCCCCGAACCCATAAGCCACCACTGAATTATTTATATTCATGGAGGACAGGGAGAGCGAAAACTTATTTATGAAGTATGTCCCGGCCACCACGGCTATCAGCACTCCGTAGGTAACTACCGTGGATATGGTTGACCGCTTGAACAGGGCTGAAAAACAGATTCCCAGGCTTCCCGCAAAAAAGGCCACTGTTATATAGCACATAAGAAGGGACAGGATGTCCTGCCAGGTGATTCCTCCATAGACAAATACCATGGCCACTGCCGGGAAACTGGACACAATCAGCAAAAGCAGCGTGCTCAGCGCGCTCATCAGCTTCCCAATTACCACCTGTGACGCCGTCATCTGGGTGGTGAGCATCAGTTCCAGGGTCTGCCTCTCCCGCTCCCCGCTTATGCTGGCCGCTGTCACGGCCGGCACTATGAACATCAGCAGTATAAACTCAATGGTGGTGACAAACTCATACATATCCATAAAGCTGCTGTACTGGATAACTGCTGTGGACTCTACCTGGGCCACGGCGGAATACATGTTGAGCAGTGTGACCATGGACAGGATTCCGTTGAACAGCACGATAATGAGGGGCAGCCGGATACTTCTGGAACTGACCTTCATCTCCCGGCTATAGACCGGATTTTGCATCATAAGACAACACCACCCTTTCCTCTTCATGTTCTGTCAGCTGCATAAATACGGATTCCAGGCTTCCCTTTTCCCGGGTGAATCCGTTAACCAGCACATCGCTGTCAATGAGCTGCTGGAGCAGCAGGGCCTCGTCCTGGGCATCACCTGCAAACCGTACGCATATATCCTGCTCCCGCAGGGATATGGTCTGCACGCAGGGATGGCTCTTAAGAATGGACAGCGCCTTGTCTATGTTGGTGAACACAGATATAACCAGCGGGTTGGAGGTATTGACCCTGGACAGGATATCGTCTATATTTCCCTCCAGCACCATCCTTCCCTGGTCTATGATTCCTATATCCGTACAGAGCTCGGACAGCTCAGACAGGACATGGGAACTGATTACTATGGTTTTGCCCGACTCCTGGAGCTCTTTTAATATCTCCCTGAACTCAAAACGGGTCCTGGGATCCAGACCTGAAGTGGGTTCATCCAGTATAAGGATGGCCGGATCGTGAATCAGGGCCCTGGCCAGGCACAGCCTCTGCTTCATACCCCTGGACAGTCCGTCCACAAAGAAATCCAGCTTATCCTCCAGCCCCACCTGCTCCAGCAGGGCCGTATATCGTTTCCTTGCCACCAGACCGTTTATGTGGTGGCAGGCCGCAAAAAATTCCATGTATTCCGACACGGTCAGGTTATCGTAAACCCCGAAAAAATCAGGTACATAGCCAATCATGGACTTCAGCTTTCCCAGGTCAAAACGGGCGTTCATGCCGTTTATGGTAATCCTGCCTTCCTCTGCCTCCAGGAGTCCTGTCATGATTTTAATGGTAGTGGTCTTTCCGGCTCCGTTGGGCCCCACAAACCCATAGAGGGCGCCGGTCTCCACCGTCATGTCCAGGCCGCTTAATGCGTGGTATTTTCCGTATATCTTGTGTAATCCTCTTATCTCCAGCATTATTTACTCCTTCCTGTGACAGTCAGTATGGGCAGCATGATATTCCAGGTGTAATCGCCTGTGGCATCGTACACATACTTGATGGTCAGGGTGTTGCCCGGAGACAGGTATGGCTCCAAATCTTCCCTGTCATAGGACTGGACATGGGTATCCATGGAATCATAAGTGCCGGTATTGTAATTATAGAAATACATATTGCCGGCAAAGGGCACCGTGTAATAATACCGCATGCTCTTCACCACCTCATCGCTCATCTGGTGGAAGGACAGCTTCTCCACCTCGATGTCATTTCCCAGATAATACTCTAACATAACCGGAGTCAGGCCGTACATGCTGTTGTTGGACTCGTAATACTCGCCGGACAGCACATTGGGCTGCTTCTGAAGCGCGGACCTGTATATCATGCCATCCTGTTCATAGTTGACATCAATAGAGGATGTAAGCAGGGTGGAACCATACGTCTCATAATTGGAGGACTTTAAAAATTCTGTCTCCTCCTTCTCATTGCTGAATCCCAGTACCCTGGCCTCTGAATGGTAGCCTGACAGATAGCTGCCCATATAGAAGGACAGGAGGTTGGTCCTCTCCAATGCCTGCACATAAGCCGCATCCCGTATATCCTTATCCTCCTTATAGCGGGAAGCCCCTGTAATCTGCTCTGCCATGGCATAGCCAAAATTAGTGATTCCGTATATGACCTTCATGCCGTCCAGGCTTACAGTCTCACCCGGCTCCATGTGGCCAATGAGAATCATCTGATTATACAGAAGTATGGCCACATTGTCCACTTCCTGGCTGTAGTTGTTGGTCAGGGTTCCCGTCACCTTACCGTCAAAGGAATTTACATCGCCTGTAAATCCCTCCTGCTGTCCGTTTTCCGTGCGGCGCTCCATCATAAAGAACTTGGAGTTGAACGCGCCCACATTGTCGGACCTGAGCCTGGTTCCCTCCTCGCCGTAATGTATGGTTATGGACGGCGTCTCCTCACCCGTAAATTTGGGCAGGGGCCCCATATTGTAGTAAGCGCTTCCCGTAATGGGGTACAGGGTGTATTCCGGATTCAAAGTTACGGAGTACGGTTTATTATAGGGAGCCCGCATGTTGATGAATGTGGTTTCCGAAATCTCATCCCTGTCCGTATCCTTTATGGTTGCATAGGTAAAGAAGGGGCCTGTGAACCTGGTGCTCATCCCCATGAGAAGGACCATGCCGGTACAGCACAGAGACAGAATCCCCACAGACAGCTGGTAATACTGGCGCATCCCCCTCTGTTTCCAGAAGAAGTAGAGGCCGGGTCCGGCCAGGGCCACATAGGCCACTGCCAGGGTCACATACAGCCCCACCTTTGGAAGGTTATTGATGTTGCCTGTATTAATCAGTCCCTGGACTGACCAGAACTGGCTGGATGTGCTGCCGTCCATGGCGCTGGCCAGCCCGTTTATCTTATCTTCACCCAGAAGGGTGGTAAACAGATTGTCAATATAAGAGATATTGGCCTGGCAGAATTCCTCTATGTCCACGAAATCATACATGGCCACGGCTACCAGTCCGCTGCCAGCTGAAACCGATGAGAGGACGGACAGCTCATCGCTGCCCAGCACCTCGGTGCCGCCTTTCAGCATGACATCCGTGCAAACCAGGGGGATGGAGGCGCCTTCCGGCCGGTCCACCGCGTATTCCACACCCATGTTGATGACCCGTTCATCCGGTTGGGGAAGAGGCTGCTCCAGAAGTTCCTTTCCAAAGCCCCTCAGGGTATCCTCTCCTCTTTCCCCGGTTCCTATGAGCAGAACGCCGCCTTTGCGGACCCACTCCCACACAGCCTCTATCTGCTGACCTGACAGTTTTCCGGAATCAAAATCCGTTATCAGCAGCACATCCAGCTGGTCCAGTCCCAGTTCCGATGCCGGCAGAGTGGATGCCGTCATCTCGATGGTCTTGGTTCTGAGGGTACTGTAGTTAATGCCCACGCCGTTAAAATACAGAAGCTCCGCCGGACTGTCACTGAGCACACCGATAAAAAGCTCTGCTGTCTCCAGGTTCAGGTTCAGCTTCAGGCGTTTGCTTACCACCTCATCCCCATTCTCATCCAGCAGGCGCACATACATCTGGTCCACCCTTGCCCCCAGCGATATGCTCACTGATTTGTTCACGTTTCCCCCGGGTTCAATTTCAACCGGATACTCATACCGGTATACATCATAATCCAGGTTCATGTTATATCCCTGGAAGTCCGACTCCATGGCCAGAATACACAGGGTTCCATTAAACACCTGGCCGGACTGGCTGGACAGCTCGATTTTAAGGGGCAGGAAACGGCCGCTTTTCGCAGTATTCTGATAACCGTAGACCACGTCCATGGCCACCGGTGATTCCACGGTTTCCTCCTTGGCAGCCGTGCTGTCCGTCCCCAAGGCCTGGGCTCCCAGGGACTGGACCGTGACAGACGCTGCCAGCATTAAGCCAAAAAGGGTGCTTTTCAGCGCCCTTTTTATTTTCTCTGGAAATATCCGCATGTTACACTTCCTCATCCTATATTCTCCGTTCAAGTCAGCTAATGGTTCCAAAATTCTCTTTATTGATGTCAAAATTCACCTGAAGTTTTACCGTGAACACGGTGCCGTCCAAATCGCTGGTCACATTGATGGTTCCCCCGTGCATGTCCACTATTTCCTTTGCAATGGCAAGTCCCAGGCCCGTGCCCCCCGTACTGCTGGAACGGGACTGTTCCACCCGGTAAAACTTGTTGAATATCAGAGGCAGCTCCTCCGGCGGTATGACATAACCGTAATTTGTAATGGAGACCGTCACCACATCCTCCTGGGCCAGTATCTTTACCAGGACTCTTTTTCCGTCGGCGCCATACTTGATGGCATTGCCAATCAGGTTATCGAACAGACGGGCAAGCAGATTGCCGTCAGCTGTTATGATTTTTACCGGTACATTGCTCTGCAGATCATATGACAGGTTCTTTTCCACAAAGTTCGGGTATGCCTCCTCCAGAAGCTGTCCCAGCAGTTTTACCACATCCAGCTGGGATACATGCATGGATATCCTGCCATAATTGAGCTTGGTAAACCCAAACAGATCTTCAATCAGCTTTTCCAGTCGCCGCGCCTTTCCATATGCAATCTCTATGTACTTGTGCTGCATCTGCGCCGGTATCTTACTGTTGCCGGCCAACAGCTCCAGGTATCCGATGATGGATGTAAGGGGTGTGCGCAGGTCGTGGGCCACATTGGTTATGAGCTCGTTTTTGGTGCGCTCCGATTCCCTCTCCTTATCCATCAGTTCCCGTATATCCTCCACCATCTTGTTAAGGTTGGCAGCCATACTGGAGAACTCGTCATCCCCAATCACATCAATGGTGGTGTTCAGATTGCCTTCTGATATGCTCTGAACCGCATCTGATATATTGCTGATATAGCGGATATAGGGTTCCTGCAGAATCATAAACGTCACCGCGAACAGCACCAGCCCGGATACCACATAGACCAGCACCACCGCCACATGGTAATCCAGCACAGCCTGAAGCAGGCGGTTCATACGTCCGGACTCTTCCATGTATCTGGCGATCATGGACACGTTGGTCACCAGAAATATTTCCACCAGACAGGAAATGACAGCGCTGTATAGAATGTTGGTAACAACCCGGGTATGGTAGCGCCTGCTCATATCACTTTTCAATTTTGTAACCTACTCCCCACACTGTGGTGATGATTTTATTCTGTCTGGTGTCCTCTTTCATCTTACCTCTCAGGCGTCTGATATGTACCATGACCGTATTGTTGGCCTCATATACCTTTTCATTCCACACCTTCTCGAATATCTCGTCGGTGCTGAATACCTTGCCCGGGTTGGAAGCCAGCAGGTACAGGATATCAAACTCAATGGGGGTGAGCTTGATTTCCTCATCGTCCACGATTACTTTATGA
Coding sequences within:
- a CDS encoding ABC transporter permease; its protein translation is MMQNPVYSREMKVSSRSIRLPLIIVLFNGILSMVTLLNMYSAVAQVESTAVIQYSSFMDMYEFVTTIEFILLMFIVPAVTAASISGERERQTLELMLTTQMTASQVVIGKLMSALSTLLLLIVSSFPAVAMVFVYGGITWQDILSLLMCYITVAFFAGSLGICFSALFKRSTISTVVTYGVLIAVVAGTYFINKFSLSLSSMNINNSVVAYGFGENVVKPSSGNVIYLLLINPAATFYTIINGQMGGSAPTAKMAGYFGMQSTGFVMENWIIISIVIQLSIAALMIWVAIKAVEPVKRRRRQKKASKKGD
- a CDS encoding ABC transporter ATP-binding protein translates to MLEIRGLHKIYGKYHALSGLDMTVETGALYGFVGPNGAGKTTTIKIMTGLLEAEEGRITINGMNARFDLGKLKSMIGYVPDFFGVYDNLTVSEYMEFFAACHHINGLVARKRYTALLEQVGLEDKLDFFVDGLSRGMKQRLCLARALIHDPAILILDEPTSGLDPRTRFEFREILKELQESGKTIVISSHVLSELSELCTDIGIIDQGRMVLEGNIDDILSRVNTSNPLVISVFTNIDKALSILKSHPCVQTISLREQDICVRFAGDAQDEALLLQQLIDSDVLVNGFTREKGSLESVFMQLTEHEEERVVLSYDAKSGL
- a CDS encoding SPFH domain-containing protein; the encoded protein is MGIIKAVTTAVGGALADQWLEAVEPDDMGDRTVFVRGVQVRRGKGSNTKGSSDIVSDGSVIHVYPNQFMMLVDGGKIVDYTAEEGYYKVSHSSMPSMFNGQFGEALKESFNRIRFGGVTPGAQKVYYVNLQEIKGIKFGTRNPVNYFDNFYNAELFLRAHGTYSIKVTDPIKFYAEVIPKNADHVEIDSINEQYLSEFLEALQTSINQMSADGTRISYVTSRSRELGQYMAQTLDEEWTRMRGMEIQAVGIASITYDEESQNLINLRNRGAMMSDPSIREGYVQTTIAEGLKNAGSNDSGAMAGFMGMGMGMQMGGGFMGAASNTNMQQMQMNQAPGQMPGNTGMPGMGGHPTGGQPAGNQPMGGQPAGGQPMGSQPMGGQPMGSQPMGGQPAGGQPMASQPVGVQPAGSQWAVPNQMAGTQPGSAGMAGQMPGTQPGSAWTCPGCGTSNTGKFCGECGHPRPDTPWTCACGNINTGKFCSDCGKPRP
- a CDS encoding sensor histidine kinase — protein: MKSDMSRRYHTRVVTNILYSAVISCLVEIFLVTNVSMIARYMEESGRMNRLLQAVLDYHVAVVLVYVVSGLVLFAVTFMILQEPYIRYISNISDAVQSISEGNLNTTIDVIGDDEFSSMAANLNKMVEDIRELMDKERESERTKNELITNVAHDLRTPLTSIIGYLELLAGNSKIPAQMQHKYIEIAYGKARRLEKLIEDLFGFTKLNYGRISMHVSQLDVVKLLGQLLEEAYPNFVEKNLSYDLQSNVPVKIITADGNLLARLFDNLIGNAIKYGADGKRVLVKILAQEDVVTVSITNYGYVIPPEELPLIFNKFYRVEQSRSSSTGGTGLGLAIAKEIVDMHGGTINVTSDLDGTVFTVKLQVNFDINKENFGTIS